From Pelagicoccus albus, the proteins below share one genomic window:
- a CDS encoding HDOD domain-containing protein, translating into MTKQEVIDFLLNGFVLSNLPDSFLRLQRIANDPHSDVEDVVAVVRMDPELAANLLKLANSSCYSTGTPVNSIEEAAQLLGMRAVVQSSLALGIISQIDIPHEHLDLRCFWKRCVSVAVISEKLHAKAPQFIRRIVDSNQLYTAGLLYDIGILALIEGFPSEMVGIIDGAELIGESIQEAESRVMGFTHQDVGRILFKKWGLSESLQCVAGYHHDPLSLKRRIHCPIVDLVHIADYICCKRDEGTPSSLKPRMLDQVWERSGISRTAIEEIELEVPQVFTATEAILSL; encoded by the coding sequence ATGACAAAACAGGAGGTTATTGATTTTCTGTTGAATGGCTTCGTTTTGTCGAACTTGCCGGATTCTTTTCTGCGCTTGCAGCGTATCGCGAACGACCCGCATTCCGATGTCGAGGATGTCGTAGCCGTGGTGCGGATGGACCCGGAGCTGGCGGCGAATCTTTTGAAGCTAGCCAACTCCTCTTGTTACAGCACGGGAACTCCCGTGAACTCTATCGAGGAAGCTGCCCAATTGCTGGGTATGCGAGCAGTGGTTCAGAGTTCACTTGCTCTCGGAATTATCAGCCAAATCGACATTCCACATGAGCATCTGGATTTGAGGTGCTTCTGGAAACGTTGCGTTTCTGTGGCTGTGATTTCGGAGAAATTGCACGCCAAAGCTCCCCAGTTCATTCGGCGAATCGTGGATTCGAATCAGCTCTACACGGCTGGCTTGCTCTACGACATCGGTATCCTGGCCCTCATCGAAGGATTTCCTTCAGAAATGGTGGGCATTATCGATGGAGCGGAGTTGATCGGTGAATCCATCCAGGAAGCGGAATCTCGTGTTATGGGATTCACTCATCAGGATGTCGGACGAATCTTGTTTAAGAAGTGGGGCTTGTCGGAGTCGCTTCAATGTGTGGCGGGCTACCATCACGACCCTCTTTCTCTGAAAAGGCGGATTCACTGCCCCATTGTCGATTTGGTTCATATCGCTGACTACATCTGCTGCAAACGAGATGAGGGGACGCCATCCTCGCTCAAACCACGAATGTTGGATCAGGTCTGGGAACGCTCGGGCATCAGCAGGACAGCTATCGAGGAGATTGAGCTGGAGGTGCCCCAAGTATTCACGGCTACAGAAGCTATCCTGTCGCTCTAA
- a CDS encoding Fur family transcriptional regulator gives MDQSEQKFDVAITSLKKERYRITEPRKALLRLLIDSEKPLSAEEAHEALGASDYDLVTVYRNLETFESAGIATRIPTESGKSLYELNAEEHHHHHIICRKCHKAERLDHCEIEKLEKLASKLGFTEVTHVLELYGLCDNCR, from the coding sequence ATGGACCAATCAGAGCAAAAGTTCGACGTCGCGATCACTTCCCTAAAAAAGGAACGGTACCGTATCACGGAACCACGCAAAGCCTTGCTTCGCCTGTTGATCGATAGCGAAAAGCCACTGAGCGCTGAAGAAGCTCACGAAGCGCTAGGAGCCTCGGACTACGATCTGGTGACCGTTTACCGAAATCTGGAGACATTCGAATCAGCGGGGATCGCGACACGCATTCCTACCGAATCTGGAAAATCCCTTTACGAGCTCAACGCCGAGGAGCATCACCACCACCACATCATTTGCAGAAAATGCCATAAGGCGGAGCGACTCGATCATTGCGAAATCGAGAAGCTAGAAAAATTGGCCTCCAAACTCGGGTTCACCGAGGTCACGCATGTTCTGGAGCTTTACGGGCTGTGCGATAACTGTCGCTAA
- a CDS encoding S1C family serine protease, with product MSENRNPYRFVLPMLIFAAAVFTVTYVARLALGGDSGVVLQVETPAIPAAGELLPDERNTIAIFQKASPSVVFVYNIQSQFDPRTFNVSEVPQGSGSGFLWDKSGHIVTNFHVVANASRIAVTLIDGKTYEAEKIGEEPSKDLAVLKIDLLGTNVTPLGEVVADSSKVLVGQKSIAIGNPFGLDHTLTVGTISAMGRSMASIVKDVTIRDMIQTDAAINPGNSGGPLLNSHGELIGMNTLILRNSTGIGFAVPSNTISRIVSQIIEFGEPVRSGIGITVVSEGNLVQRLGLTGVMIRVVQPDSPAAQAGLRGMTISQAGRIVVGDIIQAIDGQPITNVDDLYHALDLKREGEVVNVVFYREGQQYSADIELVRIQ from the coding sequence ATGTCAGAGAATCGAAATCCTTACCGTTTCGTATTGCCGATGCTTATATTCGCGGCAGCGGTTTTTACAGTGACTTACGTCGCTCGCTTGGCGTTAGGGGGCGACTCTGGAGTTGTTCTGCAAGTGGAAACGCCTGCCATACCCGCTGCAGGAGAGTTGCTGCCGGACGAGAGAAACACGATCGCGATCTTTCAGAAAGCCTCTCCGTCGGTGGTTTTCGTCTACAACATTCAAAGCCAATTTGACCCGAGAACTTTTAACGTGTCCGAAGTTCCACAAGGATCAGGCTCGGGCTTTCTCTGGGACAAATCGGGACACATCGTGACCAATTTCCACGTGGTGGCGAATGCTTCGCGTATCGCTGTCACCTTGATAGACGGAAAAACCTATGAAGCTGAGAAAATTGGCGAGGAGCCGAGCAAGGACCTCGCAGTGCTCAAAATCGATTTGCTAGGAACAAATGTGACTCCCTTGGGAGAAGTCGTTGCGGACTCCTCGAAAGTACTTGTGGGCCAAAAAAGCATCGCGATCGGCAACCCGTTTGGCTTGGACCACACGCTCACGGTGGGAACCATTTCGGCTATGGGGAGAAGCATGGCTTCGATCGTGAAAGACGTCACTATTCGCGATATGATCCAGACTGATGCGGCTATCAATCCGGGCAATTCTGGTGGTCCCTTGCTCAATAGCCACGGTGAGTTGATTGGGATGAATACTCTGATTCTTCGTAATTCAACTGGAATCGGCTTTGCCGTTCCCTCCAACACAATTTCCAGAATCGTAAGCCAAATTATCGAGTTTGGAGAGCCGGTTCGCTCAGGAATCGGAATCACCGTAGTCAGCGAGGGAAATCTCGTGCAACGCCTCGGTTTGACTGGAGTGATGATTCGCGTGGTGCAGCCGGATTCGCCCGCTGCTCAAGCCGGACTACGCGGTATGACCATCAGTCAAGCTGGAAGGATCGTAGTGGGAGACATAATACAGGCGATAGATGGGCAGCCGATCACCAACGTCGACGATCTTTATCACGCACTGGACTTGAAGCGAGAGGGCGAAGTCGTAAACGTCGTATTCTACCGAGAAGGACAACAATACTCCGCAGATATAGAGTTGGTGAGAATCCAGTAG
- a CDS encoding potassium channel family protein — protein MLVPTKQLLLGIVLFLIVVIGGFLGFRIAGWETLDAAYMVIITVFGVGYGESGEMTPGLKIFTIFFIIAGCTSLIYILGAFINWLTEGQLQRLLGKRKMQSEINHTSNHVILCGYGRIGVMVASHLKQAGRPFVVIDNSATRIETIKEAGMLCIEGDATEESVLERAGIQRADTLASLLPSDAANVFIVLSAKGLNPGLDVIARGVQPSSEPKLLQAGANRVVMPSHIGAERVAQLILKPSAREVLDQELRDTFFLESLNEIGLEVDEVRIDSQSELIGQTLEKLETRGKSAFIIVAVRREGGELLVKPALSTQIHAGDSLIVICHEGTIPAFVRGLSSQPVRQYRGAKVG, from the coding sequence ATGCTAGTTCCCACCAAACAACTCTTGTTGGGCATTGTGCTCTTTCTCATCGTAGTCATCGGCGGATTTCTTGGTTTCCGAATCGCTGGGTGGGAGACACTTGATGCGGCCTACATGGTCATCATCACCGTATTTGGAGTCGGATACGGCGAATCAGGCGAGATGACGCCAGGGCTAAAAATCTTCACGATCTTTTTCATCATAGCGGGCTGCACCTCGCTCATCTACATCCTCGGCGCCTTTATCAACTGGTTAACCGAAGGACAACTCCAACGCCTGCTCGGCAAACGAAAAATGCAAAGCGAAATCAATCATACTAGCAATCATGTCATACTTTGCGGATACGGGCGAATTGGCGTCATGGTAGCCTCTCACTTAAAGCAGGCTGGGCGCCCTTTTGTGGTTATCGACAACTCTGCCACCCGCATAGAAACGATTAAAGAAGCAGGCATGCTCTGCATAGAAGGAGATGCCACCGAGGAGAGCGTATTGGAACGAGCCGGCATCCAACGAGCGGATACACTCGCCAGCCTACTCCCTAGTGATGCGGCAAACGTTTTCATCGTTCTCAGCGCCAAGGGGCTAAATCCAGGACTGGATGTAATTGCGAGAGGAGTACAACCGAGCTCGGAGCCCAAGCTGTTGCAGGCAGGCGCGAACAGAGTCGTTATGCCATCACACATAGGAGCTGAACGTGTGGCCCAGCTCATCCTAAAGCCCAGCGCCAGAGAGGTCCTTGATCAGGAGCTTCGAGATACGTTTTTCTTGGAAAGCTTAAATGAGATCGGGCTGGAGGTGGACGAGGTGCGGATCGACTCCCAGAGCGAACTAATCGGGCAAACCTTGGAAAAACTTGAGACTCGCGGGAAGAGCGCTTTCATCATAGTTGCAGTTCGGCGTGAAGGTGGTGAACTGCTCGTAAAGCCCGCCCTTTCCACTCAGATCCATGCGGGAGATTCTCTAATCGTAATTTGCCACGAAGGCACTATTCCAGCCTTCGTCCGCGGATTGAGTAGCCAACCTGTTAGACAATACAGAGGGGCGAAAGTCGGCTAA